AACTGTTGGGCCGATTGTGGCACCGCAAGGGCGTAATACTCAGCAGGAGACAACAATGAAAATTTTCCAACGCTACAACCCGCTACAGGTGGCGAAGTACGTGAAGATCCTGTTCCGTGGACGGTTATATATCAAGGATGTTGGCGCTTTTGAGTTCGATAAAGGTAAGATTCTTATCCCAAAAGTGAGAGACAAACAGCATTTGTCTGTAATGTCCGAAGTTAACCGTCAGGTTATGCGTCTGCAAACTGAGATGGCGTAACCAAAGTGCTATGCAGTAGGTTAAAGAAGTAAAAAAAACGGCTCCTGAATCAGGAGCCGTTGATGTTTCTGGCACAGGGTTTTCAGGCTGTGCCGTCTTCTTTACCTTTTGCGTCGGGCAGTTTTGGCGCCGGCACGTTAGTTTTATTGTCCAGACGCGTGACCAGTAGCTGATCGATTCGATAGTTGTCGATATCCACGACTTCAAATTTGTAGCCGGAAAACTTCACCGAATCGGTACGTTTCGGGATCTTACGCAGCATAAACATCATAAAGCCGCCGATGGTTTCATAGTTGCCGGACTGCGGAAACTCGTCGATATCCAGCACACGCATGACGTCGTCAATCGGCGTACCGCCGTCAATCAGCCAGGAGTTTTCATCGCGCGCCACGATTTGTTCTTCCAGCCCCTGGCCAACCAGGTCGCCCATCAGCGTGGTCATTACATCGTTCAGTGTAATAATGCCGACGACCAGTGCATACTCATTCATAATGACCGCGAAATCTTCGCCCGCTGTTTTGAAACTCTCCAGCGCCTCGGAAAGGGTCAGCGTATCCGGCACGATCAAGGTATTACGAATTTGTACGCCGCTATTCAGCGCCATACTTTGATTCGCCAGTACGCGATTGAGCAGATCTTTGGAGTCCACATAGCCGATGATGTGGTCGATATCTTCATTACACACCAAAAATTTTGAGTGCGGATGCTCAGCGACTTTTTTCTTCAGGCTTTGCTCGTCTTCGTGCAGATCAAACCAGATGATACTTTCACGCGACGTCATGGAAGACGGTACGGTGCGGGATTCCAGTTCAAACACGTTTTCAATCAGCTCATGCTCTTGCTTACGCAGAACGCCCGCCAGCGCGCCGGCTTCCACCACCGCATAAATATCATCGGAAGTGATGTCGTCTTTCCGCACCATTGGAATTTTGAACAGGCGGAAAATGTTGTTTGCCATGCCGTTAAACAACCACACCAGGGGACGAAAAACGAACAGGCAGAAGCGCATCGGGTTGATGATACGCAAAGCCACAGCTTCTGGCGCAATCATACCGATGCGTTTCGGGGTTAAATCCGCGAACAGGATAAACAGCCCCGTCACCAGCGAGAAAGAGAGAATAAAGCTCAACTGTTCGGAGAGTTCAGGCGACATATAGTGCGAGAAAAGGGTGGAAAAGGCGGGCGAAAATGCCGCATCGCCGACGATACCGCCAAGAATCGCGACGGCATTCAGGCCTATTTGCACTACGGTGAAAAACATGCCGGGATTTTCCTGCATTTTTAATACGCGTTGTGCGTTAACGCTGCCTTCATCAGCTAATAACTTAAGCTTAATCTTACGTGACGCGGCAAGCGAGATCTCGGAGATGGAGAAGAACGCACTTACAGCGATCAGGCAGAATATAATAAATATACTGTTTAACATATCTTATCCGGCGAAACACCAGATCCTCGGAAGGGAAGTTTATAAATCCGTGTGGTAACGTTTAATGAAAACCGGCTCGTAGCAGTGAGCCGGAAAGTTCAGGGCTAGTATAGCGTAAGCTACTGTAAAGTCGCCAGAGGGTTCATTTTTAACTCCGCTTAACGACGTATTCACCCTTGCGATCACGCTCCTGGCGGGAGGCAAACGCCGATTCCACCAATTCCGCAGTAGCCGTAAGGGTTTTTGTGCAGATACTGTTGGTGCTCATCTTCGGCATAATAAAACGGTGTCGCATGGGCGATTTCGGTGGTGATTGGGCGTGTGTCTCCGGCGGCGGCCATTGCTGACTGGAAGCGCTCGCGACTGGCGTGAGCGGCGGCGCTCTGCTCCGGCGTTAAGGGATAAATCGCCGATCGGTATTGTGTGCCGTGATCGTTGCCCTGCTGCATCCCCTGTGCCGGATCGTGGTTTTCCCAAAAGATCTGTAAAAGTTGCTCATAGCGAATAACCGCAGGATCATACACCACCCGTACCGCTTCCGTATGGCCAGTCTGCCCGGAGCAGACTTCCCGGTAGGTTGGGTTCGGCGTGAAGCCGCCTGCATACCCTGCCGCCGTGCTGTATACACCGGGTAATTGCCAGAATAAACGTTCTACGCCCCAGAAACAGCCCATAGCGAAATAGGCGATCTCCATTCCGGCAGGGACATTGGTCATAGAGTGCTCATTTACCGCATGTAGAGTGGCGATCGGCATCGGGGTATTGCGTCCTGGTAACGCATCTGCTTGAGTAACAAGATGCTTTTTATCAAATAAACTCATGAGCCATTCTCCCGGAAGCGTTAATTGGCGTTAAGGTTGTAACGAGACGCATCTTTGCACACAATAACAACATTAATGTATCTGGATTTAACCATAAGAAATATTTGGGCTGTCGTCTGCTTTTCAATCGTAATTGTTGATTTTATGTTAAGCCGCGGAGCGGTAGTGTGATTTTTTTTCCAGGGGTGGGAATAGGGGATATTCAGGAGAAAATGTGCCACATATCCGTCAGTTATGTTGGATTAGCTTACTGTGTCTGAGCAGCTCTGCGGTCGCCGCAAATGTTCGTCTGAAAGTCGAAGGGCTATCCGGAGAGCTGGAAAAAAACGTTCGCGCACAGCTCTCTACGATCCAAAGCGATGAGGTTACGCCGGATCGGCGCTTTCGCGCTCGTGTGGATGATGCGATTCGCGAAGGGCTTAAAGCATTAGGCTATTATGAACCCACCATTAATTTTGATTTGCTGCCGCCGCCAGCGAAAGGGCGGCAGGTCTTAATCGCCAAAGTCACGCCCGGCCAGCCAGTACTGATTGGCGGCACCAACGTGATTTTACGCGGCGGCGCGCGTACGGATAAAGATTATCTGGCCTTACTGAAGACGCGCCCGGCAATCGGCACCGTATTGAACCAGGGCGACTATGACGATTTCAAAAAGTCGTTAACCAGCGTGTCGCTACGTAAAGGCTATTTCGATAGCGAATTTGTGAAAAGCCAGTTAGGGATTGCCCTTGGCCGTCATCAGGCGTTCTGGGATATTGACTATAACAGCGGCGAGCGTTATCGCTTCGGGCATGTCACCTTTGAAGGATCGCAGATTCGTGATGCGTATTTACAAAATCTGGTGCCGTTTAAAGAGGGTGATGAATATGAATCAAAAGATTTGGCGGAGCTGAACCGCAGACTTTCCGCTACCGGATGGTTTAACTCTGTCGTGGTGGCGCCGGAATTTGAGAAATCCCGCAAAACAAAAATTCTGCCGTTAAAAGGCGTGGTATCGCCGCGTACCGAAAATACAATTGAAACCGGGGTGGGATATTCCACCGACGTCGGGCCGCGCGTGAAAGCGTCGTGGAAAAAACCGTGGATGAACTCTTATGGTCATAGCCTGACCACCAGCACCAGTATTTCTGCGCCGGAGCAGGTACTGGATTTTAGTTATAAAATGCCACTGCTGAAAAACCCTCTGGAGCAATACTATCTGGTGCAGGGCGGTTTTAAACGTACCGATTTGAATGATACCGAGCAGGACTCAACGACGCTTGCCGTCTCGCGTTACTGGGATCTCTCCAGCGGTTGGCAGCGCGCGATTAACCTGCGCTGGAGTTTCGACCACTTTACCCAGGGGAACGTCACGAATACCACGATGTTGTTTTACCCGGGCGTGATGATCAGCCGCACCCGCTCACGGGGGGGCCTGATGCCAACCTGGGGCGATTCGCAGCGCTACTCGGTGGACTACTCGAATACCGCCTGGGGTTCCGATGTGGACTTCTCCGTACTGCAGGCACAAAACGTTTGGATTCGTACTTTGTACGATCGCCACCGTTTCGTGATGCG
The Salmonella bongori NCTC 12419 DNA segment above includes these coding regions:
- a CDS encoding DUF1107 domain-containing protein; protein product: MKIFQRYNPLQVAKYVKILFRGRLYIKDVGAFEFDKGKILIPKVRDKQHLSVMSEVNRQVMRLQTEMA
- a CDS encoding hemolysin family protein, coding for MLNSIFIIFCLIAVSAFFSISEISLAASRKIKLKLLADEGSVNAQRVLKMQENPGMFFTVVQIGLNAVAILGGIVGDAAFSPAFSTLFSHYMSPELSEQLSFILSFSLVTGLFILFADLTPKRIGMIAPEAVALRIINPMRFCLFVFRPLVWLFNGMANNIFRLFKIPMVRKDDITSDDIYAVVEAGALAGVLRKQEHELIENVFELESRTVPSSMTSRESIIWFDLHEDEQSLKKKVAEHPHSKFLVCNEDIDHIIGYVDSKDLLNRVLANQSMALNSGVQIRNTLIVPDTLTLSEALESFKTAGEDFAVIMNEYALVVGIITLNDVMTTLMGDLVGQGLEEQIVARDENSWLIDGGTPIDDVMRVLDIDEFPQSGNYETIGGFMMFMLRKIPKRTDSVKFSGYKFEVVDIDNYRIDQLLVTRLDNKTNVPAPKLPDAKGKEDGTA
- the msrA gene encoding peptide-methionine (S)-S-oxide reductase MsrA; the protein is MSLFDKKHLVTQADALPGRNTPMPIATLHAVNEHSMTNVPAGMEIAYFAMGCFWGVERLFWQLPGVYSTAAGYAGGFTPNPTYREVCSGQTGHTEAVRVVYDPAVIRYEQLLQIFWENHDPAQGMQQGNDHGTQYRSAIYPLTPEQSAAAHASRERFQSAMAAAGDTRPITTEIAHATPFYYAEDEHQQYLHKNPYGYCGIGGIGVCLPPGA
- the tamA gene encoding autotransporter assembly complex protein TamA encodes the protein MPHIRQLCWISLLCLSSSAVAANVRLKVEGLSGELEKNVRAQLSTIQSDEVTPDRRFRARVDDAIREGLKALGYYEPTINFDLLPPPAKGRQVLIAKVTPGQPVLIGGTNVILRGGARTDKDYLALLKTRPAIGTVLNQGDYDDFKKSLTSVSLRKGYFDSEFVKSQLGIALGRHQAFWDIDYNSGERYRFGHVTFEGSQIRDAYLQNLVPFKEGDEYESKDLAELNRRLSATGWFNSVVVAPEFEKSRKTKILPLKGVVSPRTENTIETGVGYSTDVGPRVKASWKKPWMNSYGHSLTTSTSISAPEQVLDFSYKMPLLKNPLEQYYLVQGGFKRTDLNDTEQDSTTLAVSRYWDLSSGWQRAINLRWSFDHFTQGNVTNTTMLFYPGVMISRTRSRGGLMPTWGDSQRYSVDYSNTAWGSDVDFSVLQAQNVWIRTLYDRHRFVMRANLGWIETGDFDKVPPDLRFFAGGDRSIRGYKYKSISPKDSDGNLKGASKLATGSLEYQYNVTGKWWGAVFVDSGEAVSDIRRSDFKTGTGVGVRWASPVGPVKLDFAVPVGDKDEHGLQFYIGLGPEL